A region of the Phaseolus vulgaris cultivar G19833 chromosome 11, P. vulgaris v2.0, whole genome shotgun sequence genome:
AAATATTCCCttgtctttacagcagatgcctcatatttttaatcatatcatggttagggaggaataggatattcctaattaaattctaaatgagtctggtcgttttaCTCTTAAATTgtctaggacttttttcttggaatcaGGAGTTCCCtatggttggggtaaattcatttggtctttaTCTATTTTGCCTTctaaaactctagtactctggaaagttTTTTATGGGAGATTTCCTACAAATCAACATATttagaataaaggtttgcatatatgttctatgtgtacgctttctaaaaagcatgaggaatctattcaacattttttttttgatgTTCTAATGTTTttcatatttggagttgggttcaacagatttttcttacttctcatttctctaataaggatgatattctttcttttattaagattgatggtagtcctttggttaaattgattaagtttgttgtgataaatttttctatttggataatGTGGCGTATGCAGAATTATgttagatttcaggataagactgaagtttctagggctatttcagtaattaaatatttaacctGTCTAGTAGAAAATTAATCTAAAGCTTCattgaagaatgatatgttggatttcaacgtgattaagttttttgggaTTAATACTCATAGTGGTAAAGTTttgtcctcttcctgttagatgagagtttccttcaccagacTGGGTTAATATTAACATTGACGGGGCTGCTatgggtatcctggtcttgctacttctGGATGTATTTTCCGTGGGAGTATGTGAGagtttattggtgttttctTTGCGTTTCTTAAAGTTCAAACTGctatggttgttgagttttatggagttatacatgctatggaggaaactcaaaagatggggctgaaatgtctggctggaatgtgattcttccttggtttgtgttgtgtttattgtaggactaatgttccgtagatggttcgtaatcgatgaaatacttgtcttaattactttggaaaaatcaagtttagggttactcatatttttcgtgtgCGTATACTGATAAGTTagctaatttatgatttattcatagagaataatttcattggtataataggtttttCCACCTaatctgttcttagaattctttatgaataagtatcATCTAGCTATGTATCGTTTTTTATAACATATGGATTTTCGTCTAGTTCtccatattttttgtattttctttatgttttttttaataatatttttttatgtgatgacatATGATTACATAAGGTGTCATGTTAGCTGAGATATTAAGTTGTATAGCAATATCTAACctaaaaacttttataaaaaaataaattaatccgataataatataatttttgaaataatattatttttgaacTCTATAAATATACAATGCCATCTTAtaaaaaggatttttttttctaaatcattattattttaaatatctaaCACTTTGAATGTTGGAGAATTTTGTAcgtatatatttttcatttttataaaaatatcctTAAAAATATTTGGAAAAAATTTGAAGATTACCAAAACCGAGTCCCTGATCACGTGGACAAAagaaatactattttttttaatataatttaagtaCAGACTTAGAAGCGCAACaggttaataataataataaaaaaaaaattagttgtgaGGTAGTTTTCTAAGTTACTAATAAATGAAAATGGATACATAAGATTACAATTAcagattaaattttatttattaattactaaTGTAATACATGTATCCTTCAAAGTActgaataattaaaaataaattattttaaatattttcttttataaaactaCATATTTCCTTACATAAAAAGtatattctatatttttattctataaatACTTATATAACCGTGCTTAAAAATTAGAAAGGTCAGTAAAAATTTAGACAAAttctattgtatttttttttttgtttaaagaTCAAAGATCAGTAAAATTGGAGGTAAATATTACAATAGCattaataacttttatttaacaCTTTTTTTTGGATCATAGGATGGAGAATTTATAAGAAGATTTGTAATTTCTATAAGTCACATATTTTATGTCTATATAAGAGAATTATGGAatgcataaatatatatatatatatatatatatatatatatatatgatattctTACAATTTCATCTCTAATTTTAGTTCAAGTTTAAAGTATAAGTTCCactaaaaagtatatttttttgttcATAGCAAAACAAATCTACCAGCAGTCAAATGCTAATTTGTAccaagagaaaaaaagaaagagagagtatgaatttgatataaaatataattcaataagAGGAAAACATTAAAAGAtcatcattaatattttttaagtcaAACATTAATAGAGTTTATAACAcaagataaaatattattttgatatatggttttctaaaatttattatatatatatattaaaatacacttaatttattttctaaacttttaattaattaattaatagttctaataagataaattaaaataataattcctttttaatattaaaatgctCTATTATAATTCATTATTAGAATTTAATGAGAAAATTTAatgatataaattataatattattgtatatttgtatctttaaaaataatatgatagttaatttttaattaatttttattttatttaattaaaaaatgggTAACGAAGAAAGTTGAAAACACAGGTCACGGTTCAGAATTCCTAAATTTTTTATACTCaataacttaatttaaaaaatataaattttgtgtactttaaataaaataattttttaaaaaaataaaaaatttaaatttaaaagagacTTGAAATTTGATTAATCATATTATTTCTAAacataaatcttaattttttataataaaacaattaattttcTTTCATCTCAACTGTAAATAGTTTCATATTCCTCACCTTCAACAAAGCACACACCCactaattttagtttaatttaaatatctcttttttataaattatcaaattttattttagtctaTTTCATtcctaataaatattttgttttatttttttctttaaaattatttaaataccagattaaaataatttactcTAAATAGTACTGTAAATACAAAagtaattttcttattaaaaacaaaatgaacaaaaatttataaaataagaaaataaaaataaaagtggtattttagttattttgttaCTTTGTAATGATGATATTTTCACTTAATATGAATGTGTTCACATTGCAGTGCAGCAGCACCAACCATTCACTGTACACACCATGCAAATAACAGGAACCCTGCACCATTGATTTTCAACAAACTGCAACGTGTCCTCCATCCACGCCATCTAGGAATGTGTTTTTACAAATTTTCTCTCTCCATTTTTTTGAAACTTTCTCCATCTGGCAAACTTTCATCAATAAATACTTCATTCCCCAGGCCAAAAATTAACCCATCTCACTCATTTCACTCTTTCTCATGGCTTCTACAACCACCTCCTCCTTATTGTCTCTCACCACTCTCTCCCCACCCTCTTCGTCCCTGTTTTCCACCAAACCCACACATGCAACCCCTATTCCCCGCTTCCACGCGCCTCGCGCGTCTATGTCCGCCGCTCCCTCACCCGCTTACGACTTATCCTCCTTCAGGTTCCAACCCATCAAGGAGTCGATTGTGTCGCGTGAGATGACGCGCCGCTACATGACCGATATGGTCACGCATGCAGACACCGATGTTGTCATCGTTGGTGCTGGATCTGCTGGACTTTCCTGTGCCTACGAGCTCAGCAAGAACCCGGCCATCAATATTGCCATCATCGAACAGTCCGTCAGCCCCGGCGGTGGGGCGTGGCTTGGTGGCCAGCTCTTCTCCGCCATGGTCAGTAACTGTAACCTTCCTCCAAATATCAGTCACCTtgctttaattattattattattttgtttatgttatttaatttcttCAGACTAAGAGAAGTAAAGAAAAACTCTAAAAAATTAGTGAAACACATGCATGTAGGTGATTctgtgtttatatttttttaaaaatcataaaaggtttttgtaattaaaaaatgaattattataacagttatcaattttttatattgaaattgtaaaaattagtacatgaaatttattttattaatttttataatctgATAACTATTTAATAAGAATATTTATGAACtactaaaaagttatttttaatatatcgataagagtaaaaataataaaattcacacacacacacactaaTTCTAATGTAAAACTAAAAAATcactaatatttatatttttaaattattaacaaatatttaatattttacctgtttggattaaaataattttattattattgttattattattattagttgttattatttttaaatttgtatagatagaaaaaaaatattaaaaccacattaaatatgtaaaacggaaataaattttaaaaattaaagaatttaatatttttaattactattttacCAAGGAATGAAAGTATTGACTTCTTTAAGAAACAGATCTAGAAGATTCCACCATGCTTGTATTAAAATGCATTAATGCATTTATTTGATATATcattattacaataataattattattaaatactttATGAGgtggaaaaataattattaataacgCATTAAATCTCGACATTAACAAACAGAGataattaaaacatttattaactttttaaatatttttaattactaatttacCAAATGTAATAAAAGTACTATTTTcttataaaacagttttttgtcAATTATTAAGTGCTTATTTGTATTGAAACTTATGAAATTgtgagttttaattttaaattattaaatattatctgaattaatatttataaaatcatgTAGGTTTTAGATATACAAtgtaatgttatattttttaataatattttgttaaggagtttttgtaaaaaaataaaaatatcaaagcATATGAAACAAACTGTGAAAGATtgatttaataaatttgaaaataaaacaataGTAGAAAATTGTGAAAAGATGGAAAACATAATCTAAATCTAATGGTATTGTGAATGTGGAAGTGCAGATAGTGCGTAAGCCAGCTCATATGTTCCTTGACGAGCTTGGTCTTGAGTATGATGAGCAAGACAACTACGTGGTGATCAAGCACGCTGCATTGTTCACTTCTACCATCATGAGCAAGCTCTTGGCTAGGCCAAACGTGAAGCTCTTCAATGCCGTGGCAGCTGAAGATTTGATCGTGAAGGATGGGAAAGTTGGTGGGGTTGTCACTAACTGGGCCTTGGTTTCGATGAACCATGACACTCAATCCTGCATGGACCCCAATGTGATGGAGGCTAAAGTGGTGGTGAGTTCTTGTGGCCATGATGGACCCTTTGGAGCCACTGGGGTGAAGAGGCTCAAGAGCATTGGCTTGATTGATAACGTCCCAGGAATGAAGGCCCTTGACATGAACAAGGCAGAGGATGCCATTGTGAGACTCACTAGGGAGATTGTGCCTGGTATGATTGTTACTGGGATGGAAGTTGCTGAGATTGATGGTGCTCCAAGAATGGTAAAAAGTTCTCTCTTCATTCATGAATCACTtgagattttttattttcaaccttttgaaAAAACTAATTTGTTTGTGCTTTGGGAAATTGGAAATGCAGGGTCCAACATTTGGAGCAATGATGATATCAGGGCAGAAAGCAGCCCATCTGGCTTTGAGATCTTTGGGACTTCCCAATGCTTTGGAATCTGTAGGAAATGTTCATCCTGAGCTTGTCCTAGCTGCTGCTGCTGAATCTGCTGAAACTGCAGATGCTTAATCAATGTTGCATCAAATTTTACTTGATAGTAGTTTCAATGCTTGCAACTAGAAATAATACATGTAGTTCAGAGATTAAGCTTTTAAGATCTTGGTTGGTAGTATGTGACTCTCTATGAGGTTTTGAATGAATGTTTATCATTATCAACTCCTTTATTTCTCACCTCAAATCCCAGTTTAAAAGACCACCACACTTTTGTTCTATTTTGTTTGAAATCGAAGTAATTGAAATAGTATTTTAGATGACGTTTTATATGAAAAATCCCTTATTACAAACCataggataattttttttatgaaaaatttacGTGAAATATAGGGGTTAGATGAATTatttcaaagaaaataaaataaattatcagaagatttgattatttaaacgtataatattttaaatttcattaaaaaagttTGGAAAATTTcacatatttcatatttatgtatACTTTTCCatactaaatatttaaaataattcatatttaatgattaaattaatttttaacttcaGCTAATTTGTTTTACAAGTAAtggatttttttaaacttttattccAACAAAGCATCTTAAATTCAAAAACTTTAGTCAGTATATTGTAATTTGGAATTGTTCGGTTCAACACATCCTAAAGGTATTTGATTGGAGAGGAATAGGACTTTCCAAATTAGTTAAAATTATACTTCATTTAAGAACGTCTATAAAAAAAACGAGAtcaattctttttaattataataattaataacattattaatttaattaataaaaataaaataacattaatataatttctttaaatgcAAATGAGGTTAATCTGAATGAATTTATGGGAGTTATTTCTCAGTGTCTTTATGGAAGTTATTTATAAGATAAGTTTTGTTTGTCTTTTTTtgactttatttaatttatttataatctcAATGTAGTTGATTAATGTCTATTTGTCACATATATGACACTGAAACAACATTTGATCCTGAGATACGTGTAATCTAAAATATAGATACATGAACACATCTAAAATATCTAATATCTTTAGATATCTTCatgttcaaatttttttttctttattttataatcataataaaaaattatacaataaatttaagtttttaaaaatattgtatttatactTGTTAGAATTgtgttaaaatttttaaaaatctaataaatattttttgaattgaacatttCACTAATAAGTGTCCTACGAGTGTCGACACTGATACGTGTATCTGATACAAATACGTcatcatttaagagaagtgtcatacatcatttaagagaagtgtctgaAGCTCATAATTACTCagtatttttttgtgtttttttttttgaaattattcaTTTGATAAGGttttgtctgtttttttttactttatttaatttatttataatcacAATATAGTTGATTAATGTTATTTCTCAGTGTCTTTATGAGTTATTCATCAGGTTTTGTTTgtcttttttaactttatttaatttatttataattcaaTGTAGTTGATTAagttaatcttaatttttttaatgagttTTTCTAATCCTCTcgttttttttctaattttatattattttctgtGATGCTACATAACACgagttttataaaaatagtttaattttttatttatgatttttaatttaattttatattttagaacaTTAATTTTTCAACtgcatgattttttatttaaatttaaatgaatattttatttaaaaaaaagatggATGTCACtttattaaaactataaaagagataaattcatatattattatctatttttattaataaaatcatGTTTCTTGTGCCAAAGTATCATCTTTCTGACACATTTTTTTCCTTCCCAAAAACAACATTCTTTTCATCTTCTCTtgttttaatttcatattttaataataatgttaactTCTTGATGGAAAAAATGAAATGACATTTCTGAGACTTGATTATAATGCACTAGTGAAACCTCTTTTTCCCCTCCCATCTAAAGAATAAAACCAAATAAATAGACATTTATGACatttcaatttcatattttaataatactaacttcaaaaaaaataaaagaaatttatgAAATTGGCATTCCACTATAGTAAATGAAGTTACTTTGCCCTCTTATTtacataaagaaa
Encoded here:
- the LOC137827695 gene encoding thiamine thiazole synthase, chloroplastic, with amino-acid sequence MASTTTSSLLSLTTLSPPSSSLFSTKPTHATPIPRFHAPRASMSAAPSPAYDLSSFRFQPIKESIVSREMTRRYMTDMVTHADTDVVIVGAGSAGLSCAYELSKNPAINIAIIEQSVSPGGGAWLGGQLFSAMIVRKPAHMFLDELGLEYDEQDNYVVIKHAALFTSTIMSKLLARPNVKLFNAVAAEDLIVKDGKVGGVVTNWALVSMNHDTQSCMDPNVMEAKVVVSSCGHDGPFGATGVKRLKSIGLIDNVPGMKALDMNKAEDAIVRLTREIVPGMIVTGMEVAEIDGAPRMGPTFGAMMISGQKAAHLALRSLGLPNALESVGNVHPELVLAAAAESAETADA